Proteins encoded together in one Fibrobacter sp. UWH4 window:
- a CDS encoding peptidylprolyl isomerase — MFNQLGKPEAGETIAIMKTNHGTMKLRLFEELVGECATNFIELAKQGKYDGAPFHRIIKDFMIQGGDFTNRNGTGGHSAKGPGTTIGDKYDSRLTHMRGALSWAKTAMPHSIGSQFFIVHGDNVHFLDHDQVGPGPADGYSVFGQLYEGFEVLDEIAGVKTDRRDAPFEDVIIESVTIEKA; from the coding sequence ATGTTCAATCAGCTGGGTAAACCCGAAGCAGGCGAAACCATCGCCATCATGAAGACCAACCACGGCACCATGAAGCTGCGCCTTTTTGAAGAACTCGTCGGCGAATGTGCCACGAACTTTATTGAACTCGCCAAGCAGGGCAAGTATGACGGCGCCCCGTTCCACCGCATTATCAAGGACTTTATGATCCAGGGCGGCGACTTCACAAACCGTAACGGTACCGGCGGACACTCTGCCAAGGGTCCGGGCACCACGATCGGCGACAAGTACGATTCCCGCCTCACCCACATGCGCGGCGCTCTTAGCTGGGCAAAGACCGCCATGCCGCACAGCATTGGCAGCCAGTTCTTCATTGTCCACGGCGACAATGTGCATTTCTTGGACCACGACCAGGTGGGCCCCGGCCCCGCTGACGGTTACTCCGTATTCGGCCAGCTCTACGAAGGCTTCGAAGTCCTCGACGAAATCGCAGGTGTCAAGACCGACCGCCGCGACGCACCGTTTGAAGACGTGATCATCGAATCCGTGACGATCGAGAAGGCTTAA
- the rfbD gene encoding dTDP-4-dehydrorhamnose reductase: MKFFVTGVGGQLGHDVMNELAKRGHTGVGSDMAPAYSGVADGSAVTTMPYVQLDITDSAAVDNVLSEIKPDAVIHCAAWTAVDMAEDDANVAKVRAVNAGGTQNIADACHHLGCKMTYISTDYVFDGQGTEPWKPDCKDYKPLNVYGQTKLEGELAVANTLEKYFIVRIAWVFGLNGKNFIKTMLNVGKTHDTVRVVNDQIGTPTYTLDLSRLLIDMNETEKYGYYHATNEGGYISWYDFTCEIYKQAGLSTKVLPVTTAEYGLSKAARPFNSRLDKSKLVEAGFKPLPTWQDALARYLKEIGE; this comes from the coding sequence ATGAAATTTTTTGTGACGGGTGTAGGTGGCCAGCTGGGTCACGACGTAATGAACGAACTTGCGAAGCGCGGACATACGGGCGTTGGCTCCGACATGGCGCCAGCTTACAGCGGGGTAGCCGACGGTTCCGCCGTGACGACGATGCCCTATGTGCAGCTCGACATTACCGACAGCGCCGCAGTTGACAATGTGCTTTCTGAAATCAAGCCCGATGCCGTGATTCACTGTGCCGCGTGGACGGCGGTGGACATGGCCGAAGACGATGCCAATGTGGCGAAGGTTCGCGCAGTAAATGCCGGCGGTACGCAGAATATTGCCGATGCCTGCCATCACTTGGGTTGTAAGATGACCTACATTAGTACGGATTACGTGTTTGATGGTCAGGGAACGGAACCGTGGAAACCCGACTGCAAGGATTACAAGCCTCTGAATGTCTACGGTCAGACTAAGCTCGAAGGCGAACTTGCGGTCGCCAACACGCTTGAGAAGTATTTTATCGTGAGAATCGCCTGGGTGTTCGGCCTGAATGGCAAGAATTTTATCAAGACGATGTTGAATGTGGGGAAAACTCACGATACCGTGCGCGTGGTGAATGACCAGATTGGTACGCCCACATATACGCTGGACCTTTCACGCTTGCTCATCGATATGAACGAAACGGAAAAGTACGGCTACTACCATGCCACCAACGAAGGCGGGTACATCAGCTGGTACGACTTTACCTGTGAAATCTACAAACAGGCGGGCCTCTCCACGAAGGTGTTGCCGGTAACTACCGCCGAATATGGCTTGAGCAAGGCGGCGCGCCCGTTCAACAGCCGTCTCGACAAGAGTAAGCTCGTTGAAGCTGGTTTCAAGCCTCTTCCGACATGGCAAGATGCCTTGGCCCGTTACCTCAAGGAAATCGGAGAATAA
- a CDS encoding glycoside hydrolase family 11 protein produces the protein MSVKKILTTAFAVAAISSSISWGQTTLNCSNGTSQKMGSGAGYDYELWSQNGAGNATMTLNPSTENGGAFSVEWSGTINMLARSGKRWGSNSTVTVQNVGNITSEFEVEWSSTDNVKYVSVYGWGYYDKADIPSGFTDEIEYYIIQDRGPYNPTSNGKYFGSAKIDGIDYDFYTTDRIQQPSLSGTSTFKQYWSIPKNTSQHRTKGTISISKHFSEWAKVGMKMGRLYEVASMKIESYTGNTGSAKGHATVKKNLLKIGGSADELGLNVTASPAAAGTVTKSPEANYYAPKTAVQLTAKANEGWKFVGWEGDVTGSTETISVTMDKEKSVVAKFELVGETTVNLLKDGDFPSGSVISTSQDASWFLGQGTNWGNSAAKTSVSGGTATVDVTTIGAETYQPQLVQYNLALDKGMKYKLSFKASADVDRKIEVNFQQSVDPWGAYATKEFDITTTEKEYSFIFAMEEDTDEAAQFAFNLGQATGTVKISDVKLVFTTGSEGGNPQAIASTLRLNAAGKTYQVFDMQGRTLGRVDVANGATVADALFAKFQKAGVYMVKQGSKLNLVRVTR, from the coding sequence ATGAGTGTAAAGAAAATTTTAACAACAGCCTTTGCCGTAGCCGCAATTTCGTCATCCATTTCCTGGGGGCAGACCACCCTTAACTGCTCTAATGGCACGTCCCAGAAAATGGGTAGCGGCGCAGGCTATGATTACGAACTCTGGAGCCAGAATGGTGCCGGTAACGCAACTATGACGCTTAACCCGAGCACCGAAAATGGTGGTGCATTCTCCGTTGAATGGAGTGGTACTATCAACATGTTGGCCCGTTCCGGAAAGCGTTGGGGGTCTAACTCTACTGTTACCGTACAGAATGTGGGTAATATTACCTCCGAATTTGAAGTGGAATGGAGCTCCACCGACAACGTGAAGTATGTCAGTGTCTATGGCTGGGGCTATTATGACAAGGCGGACATTCCCAGTGGTTTCACCGATGAAATTGAATACTACATTATCCAGGATCGAGGACCCTACAATCCTACCTCGAACGGTAAATATTTTGGTTCTGCAAAGATCGATGGTATTGACTACGATTTCTATACTACCGACCGTATTCAGCAACCTTCTCTTTCGGGTACCAGCACCTTTAAACAGTATTGGTCCATCCCGAAGAATACGAGCCAGCATCGCACCAAGGGCACCATTTCTATTTCCAAGCACTTCAGCGAATGGGCTAAAGTGGGTATGAAGATGGGTAGACTGTATGAAGTTGCTTCCATGAAAATTGAATCCTACACCGGAAATACGGGCTCTGCAAAAGGTCATGCTACCGTTAAGAAGAACCTGCTGAAAATCGGTGGCAGTGCCGATGAACTTGGCCTCAATGTAACTGCATCTCCGGCTGCTGCAGGTACTGTGACAAAGAGCCCCGAAGCTAACTATTATGCTCCAAAAACAGCTGTACAGCTCACCGCCAAAGCCAACGAAGGCTGGAAGTTTGTGGGTTGGGAAGGTGATGTTACCGGCTCTACCGAAACCATTTCTGTAACCATGGACAAGGAAAAGTCTGTTGTCGCCAAGTTTGAATTGGTCGGCGAAACCACAGTGAACCTTCTTAAGGATGGTGATTTCCCGAGCGGCAGTGTGATTTCTACAAGCCAAGATGCATCTTGGTTCCTGGGGCAGGGTACAAACTGGGGTAACTCTGCTGCAAAGACATCTGTTTCTGGTGGCACGGCTACGGTTGACGTTACCACTATTGGTGCAGAAACTTACCAGCCGCAGCTTGTTCAGTACAATCTGGCTCTTGATAAGGGCATGAAGTACAAGTTGTCCTTTAAGGCTAGCGCTGATGTAGATCGCAAGATTGAAGTTAATTTCCAACAATCCGTAGACCCCTGGGGTGCATACGCCACTAAGGAATTTGACATCACCACTACGGAAAAGGAATACTCATTTATCTTTGCTATGGAAGAAGATACTGATGAAGCCGCTCAGTTTGCCTTCAATTTGGGACAAGCTACAGGTACAGTCAAGATTAGTGACGTCAAGCTGGTCTTCACCACTGGTAGCGAAGGTGGTAATCCCCAGGCAATCGCATCGACGCTGCGCTTGAACGCTGCTGGCAAGACCTACCAGGTGTTCGACATGCAGGGGCGTACGCTCGGTCGTGTCGATGTAGCCAATGGCGCCACCGTTGCCGACGCTCTCTTCGCCAAGTTCCAGAAGGCTGGAGTCTACATGGTGAAGCAGGGAAGCAAGCTCAATCTGGTGCGCGTGACCCGTTAA
- the gyrA gene encoding DNA gyrase subunit A, with protein MSEELVPGSQIRSLIEKDMQDCYLRYSMSVIVARALPDARDGFKPVHRRVMYSMHKLGVVPNKPTVKSARIVGDVIGKYHPHGDSAVYETLVRMAQDFSLRYPLVFGQGNFGSIDGDGAAAMRYTEAKMNNMGALMLEDLEKDTVDMGPNFDESLEEPKVLPSALPNMLVNGTTGIAVGMATSMAPHNLREIANAIHAVAENPDISGEDLLQYVSGPDFPTGGVICGRAGIRDAYLTGHGRVRVRARTEIDVDSRGKPRIIVSEIPYMVNKAELCKKIAELVKDKRVDGITDIRDESSREGMRIVIEMRKDVVAEVVLNNLFKNTQLQTTFSIYNLALVNNLPKLLTLKDLIQVYVDHRLEVITRSTQFDLSKAEVRLHIIEGLRIATQNIDEVVQIIKSSPTTEAAKTALQDRFNLDDIQSQAIVDMRLAQLTGLNLEKLENEYNELVATVADLKDILAKRERRVKIMLDRLDAIVDKCGDDRRTSIEDAVDDYDYEDLIAEEEQVITLSREGYIKRLPIDTFKAQNRGGKGIIGATLKEEDNVEQIFTASTHSYLLVFTNKGRAYWTKVYRLPEGTRNGKGRPIINFIGLTEGEKVQAIVPVRKFGGNFCLVFATKKGVINKMDLTLFSRPRKAGVNAISLDEDDELVKVQLVGMSAEDFKASQAAEGEDADAEAETQAAEAAIAEESEDAEDIEGHPIPKDLLMLATKNGQAVTFPISCFRAMGRGTHGVKGITLAEGDEVISLLWLKAGNKIVTITENGYGKRSEPSTYRITRRGSKGVRNLNVTDKVGSAVFVESVADDYDLIITSREGQVIRIKAADIRLTGRNAQGVKAISLREGDVVQDATALPSVEDIEQDSAEAKETFDKVEGVEVDDDSVEKVEDKPEQQIGVPANDEE; from the coding sequence ATGTCAGAAGAATTGGTACCAGGTTCGCAAATCAGGTCCTTAATCGAAAAGGACATGCAGGATTGCTACTTGCGCTATTCCATGAGCGTGATTGTTGCTCGTGCCTTGCCTGATGCGCGTGACGGCTTTAAGCCGGTGCACCGCCGCGTGATGTACAGTATGCATAAGCTCGGCGTGGTGCCGAACAAGCCGACGGTCAAGTCCGCCCGTATCGTGGGTGACGTGATCGGTAAGTACCACCCGCATGGCGACTCTGCCGTGTACGAAACCTTGGTGCGTATGGCGCAAGATTTCTCGCTGCGCTACCCGCTGGTGTTCGGTCAGGGTAACTTCGGTTCTATCGACGGCGACGGCGCTGCCGCTATGCGTTACACCGAAGCCAAGATGAACAACATGGGCGCCCTCATGCTGGAAGACTTGGAAAAAGATACCGTCGACATGGGCCCGAACTTCGATGAATCTTTGGAAGAACCGAAGGTGCTGCCTTCCGCTCTCCCGAACATGCTCGTGAACGGTACCACCGGTATTGCCGTGGGTATGGCGACCTCCATGGCTCCGCATAACCTCCGCGAAATTGCAAACGCCATTCATGCGGTGGCTGAAAATCCGGATATCTCTGGCGAAGATCTTTTGCAGTATGTGTCCGGTCCGGACTTCCCGACCGGCGGCGTGATTTGTGGCCGCGCGGGCATTCGCGATGCTTATTTGACGGGTCATGGCCGCGTGCGCGTGCGTGCCCGTACCGAAATCGATGTCGATAGCCGAGGCAAACCGCGCATTATCGTTTCTGAAATTCCTTACATGGTCAACAAGGCCGAACTCTGTAAGAAGATTGCAGAACTCGTAAAGGACAAGCGCGTTGACGGCATTACCGACATCCGCGACGAATCTAGCCGCGAAGGTATGCGCATCGTGATCGAAATGCGCAAGGATGTGGTCGCCGAAGTTGTCTTGAATAATTTGTTCAAAAATACGCAGCTGCAGACGACGTTCAGCATCTACAACTTGGCGCTCGTCAACAACCTGCCGAAGCTCCTGACGCTCAAGGACCTTATCCAGGTTTACGTGGACCACCGCTTGGAAGTGATTACGCGTTCTACGCAGTTCGACTTGAGCAAGGCCGAAGTCCGCTTGCACATTATCGAAGGGCTCCGCATTGCGACGCAGAACATCGACGAAGTGGTGCAGATCATCAAGTCGAGCCCGACGACCGAAGCTGCAAAGACTGCCTTGCAGGACCGCTTCAACCTCGACGACATTCAGTCGCAGGCGATCGTCGACATGCGCCTTGCCCAGCTCACTGGCCTGAACTTGGAAAAGTTGGAAAACGAATACAACGAACTCGTTGCAACTGTTGCCGACTTGAAGGACATTCTCGCAAAGCGCGAACGCCGCGTGAAGATTATGCTCGACCGTCTCGATGCAATCGTGGACAAGTGTGGCGATGACCGCCGTACTTCTATCGAAGACGCTGTTGACGACTACGATTACGAAGACCTGATTGCTGAAGAAGAACAGGTGATTACGCTCAGCCGCGAAGGCTACATCAAGCGTTTGCCGATCGATACCTTCAAGGCCCAGAACCGTGGCGGCAAGGGCATTATCGGCGCAACTCTCAAGGAAGAAGACAACGTCGAACAGATCTTTACCGCAAGCACCCACAGCTACTTGCTCGTGTTCACGAACAAGGGTCGCGCTTACTGGACCAAGGTTTACCGACTCCCCGAAGGAACCCGTAACGGCAAGGGCCGCCCAATCATCAACTTTATCGGTCTTACCGAAGGCGAAAAGGTACAGGCGATTGTGCCGGTGCGCAAGTTCGGTGGCAACTTCTGTCTCGTGTTTGCGACCAAGAAGGGTGTCATCAACAAGATGGACCTCACGCTCTTCAGCCGTCCGCGCAAGGCGGGCGTGAATGCCATCAGCTTGGACGAAGACGATGAACTGGTGAAGGTGCAGCTCGTGGGCATGTCTGCCGAAGACTTCAAGGCTAGCCAGGCTGCCGAAGGCGAAGACGCTGATGCCGAAGCCGAAACACAGGCTGCCGAGGCCGCCATCGCCGAGGAATCCGAAGACGCAGAAGATATCGAAGGTCATCCGATTCCGAAGGATTTGCTGATGCTTGCCACCAAGAACGGTCAGGCCGTGACCTTCCCGATCAGCTGCTTCCGCGCCATGGGCCGCGGCACGCACGGCGTGAAGGGCATTACCCTCGCCGAAGGCGACGAAGTGATTTCGCTCCTGTGGCTCAAGGCCGGCAACAAGATCGTGACCATCACCGAAAACGGCTATGGCAAGCGCAGCGAACCTTCGACTTACCGCATTACCCGCCGCGGAAGCAAGGGCGTGCGCAACTTGAACGTGACCGACAAGGTGGGCTCCGCCGTGTTCGTGGAAAGCGTCGCCGATGACTATGACTTGATTATTACCAGCCGCGAAGGCCAGGTGATTCGTATCAAGGCTGCCGATATCCGCCTCACGGGCCGTAACGCCCAGGGTGTCAAGGCAATCAGCCTGCGCGAAGGCGATGTGGTGCAAGATGCGACCGCACTCCCGAGCGTCGAGGATATCGAACAGGATAGCGCCGAGGCGAAGGAAACCTTCGACAAGGTGGAAGGCGTCGAAGTTGACGACGATTCTGTGGAAAAGGTCGAAGACAAGCCGGAACAGCAGATCGGTGTGCCGGCAAACGACGAAGAATAA
- the surE gene encoding 5'/3'-nucleotidase SurE: MQDYPKTRVLIANDDGIQSGYMLALACALAPYADVCVFAPEVEQSGVGHAFTVRRGLSVKKVKITENSAIEAYSMSGTPADCVKFALGHFAAHGLTTEGAGPGTFDVCFSGVNLGENSGVSSLYSGTVAGAREAALWGVPGIALSLRGTTPNMLETAKEFAVKVVKDRLFERIPVGVFWNVNFPKATADTFKGYKATKMALGMFTDHYSHENGLWQLDGDKLWDEQPKDSDDYLLNQGYATITPHRIDQTDEESLEVINEMLAGGACG; encoded by the coding sequence ATGCAAGACTACCCGAAGACACGTGTCCTCATCGCAAACGATGATGGAATCCAGAGTGGCTATATGCTCGCTTTGGCGTGTGCACTCGCCCCTTATGCGGACGTGTGCGTTTTTGCGCCTGAAGTGGAACAGAGCGGGGTAGGACACGCCTTTACTGTTCGACGCGGACTTTCGGTCAAAAAAGTCAAAATTACAGAGAATTCAGCCATTGAGGCGTATTCCATGTCGGGGACCCCTGCCGATTGCGTCAAGTTTGCGTTGGGCCATTTTGCCGCCCATGGACTTACTACCGAGGGGGCCGGTCCGGGGACTTTTGATGTGTGTTTCTCGGGCGTGAATCTCGGCGAAAATTCCGGTGTGTCGTCGCTTTATTCGGGGACTGTCGCTGGTGCCCGCGAGGCTGCCCTTTGGGGTGTGCCGGGCATCGCTCTTTCACTTAGGGGAACGACTCCGAATATGCTCGAAACGGCGAAGGAATTTGCCGTGAAAGTGGTCAAGGACCGTCTGTTCGAACGGATTCCCGTAGGTGTATTCTGGAACGTGAATTTTCCCAAGGCTACAGCCGATACCTTCAAGGGGTACAAGGCGACCAAGATGGCCCTTGGAATGTTTACGGACCACTACTCCCATGAAAACGGACTGTGGCAACTGGATGGCGATAAACTGTGGGACGAACAACCCAAGGATAGCGATGACTATCTGTTGAATCAGGGCTATGCGACGATTACGCCCCACCGCATCGACCAGACCGACGAAGAAAGTTTAGAAGTAATAAATGAAATGTTAGCGGGAGGTGCTTGCGGCTAG
- a CDS encoding TrmH family RNA methyltransferase, with the protein MFSEKKFLATKETSKAKRMAELLRVIILQLGDDVPRAKREFETYAEWMKLPESERLTGKNQAQMIDLYKTFRTRAGLGFERDVYLEQEPGDREVANEAPLPFAVLVHNLRSAFNVGSIIRSTDCFGLEGVHLSGYSCGPDHVTVKSAARGCQEWIPIKRWDSPFDCVKWHKENGYEIIALETGEDIPSINNVTWPEKGLIILGNEELGIAPELMAEATMKVTIPMAGRKASMNVAGAFAIMAFCLRSRCGRG; encoded by the coding sequence ATGTTTTCCGAGAAGAAGTTTTTAGCTACCAAAGAGACCTCCAAGGCCAAGCGCATGGCCGAACTTTTGCGCGTCATCATCTTGCAGCTGGGCGATGACGTGCCCCGCGCCAAGCGTGAATTCGAAACCTACGCCGAATGGATGAAACTCCCTGAAAGCGAGCGCCTTACCGGAAAAAACCAAGCGCAAATGATCGACCTCTACAAGACGTTCCGCACGCGGGCGGGCCTCGGGTTCGAACGCGACGTTTACCTGGAGCAGGAACCGGGGGACCGCGAAGTCGCAAACGAAGCCCCACTCCCGTTCGCCGTACTCGTGCACAACTTGCGTAGCGCCTTTAACGTAGGCTCCATCATCCGCAGCACGGACTGCTTCGGGCTCGAAGGAGTCCACCTGAGCGGTTACAGCTGCGGGCCCGACCACGTAACCGTAAAAAGCGCCGCTCGCGGCTGCCAGGAATGGATCCCCATCAAGCGCTGGGACAGCCCCTTCGACTGCGTCAAGTGGCATAAAGAAAACGGCTACGAAATTATCGCCCTTGAAACCGGCGAAGATATTCCGAGCATCAACAACGTAACATGGCCCGAAAAAGGTCTGATCATTCTCGGGAACGAAGAATTAGGAATCGCCCCCGAGCTGATGGCAGAGGCGACCATGAAAGTGACTATTCCGATGGCTGGCCGCAAGGCGAGCATGAACGTTGCCGGTGCGTTCGCCATTATGGCATTCTGCCTACGGAGCCGTTGCGGCAGGGGCTGA
- a CDS encoding PD40 domain-containing protein, which produces MNMMKFAIPALLAFSTVFAQQGAPTGAAVDPTADEQKALSALRGKLEGAIVWATSRANSHHDIWIMNADGTNARALTSGDNVDWFPRISPDGSTVLFNRSKGGWVPENDANYPEKWDLWMVDISGENARKVVDNATWGTWRPDGKSIVFSRAGKVFTMDLASKKETLVLDGEKAFNKSGVILQEPNMSPDGKHVAITLRGSMRETGVWDLSKNAWTKSGDGCQIDWNFDGSKLYRVNPTGNGGTAAPSEILWFSAKDGKQIEKVGFFGIPKNVKLMDLPGRRSHEYFPRLSPDGKWLVWGATDKGHDHDLFDYELYIWKIGEPVESATRITYHTGNDRWPDIWLGKVPVKESPKPAAEAAAAVANVPAAVAGGVSDAKMDELIQAIDRLTEAVKALNNEKSSAPAATAP; this is translated from the coding sequence ATGAACATGATGAAGTTTGCGATTCCCGCCTTGTTGGCTTTTTCGACTGTTTTTGCCCAGCAAGGGGCTCCGACGGGAGCAGCTGTGGACCCGACTGCCGATGAACAAAAGGCGCTTTCTGCCCTCAGGGGTAAGCTTGAAGGTGCCATTGTTTGGGCGACAAGTCGTGCAAATTCCCATCATGATATTTGGATTATGAACGCTGACGGTACGAATGCCCGCGCACTTACGAGCGGCGACAATGTGGACTGGTTCCCGCGCATTTCTCCGGATGGCTCGACGGTGCTGTTTAACCGCAGCAAGGGCGGTTGGGTACCTGAAAACGATGCGAACTATCCCGAAAAGTGGGACCTTTGGATGGTCGATATTTCGGGCGAAAATGCACGCAAGGTGGTGGACAATGCTACGTGGGGCACCTGGAGGCCCGACGGCAAGTCAATCGTTTTTAGCCGCGCAGGCAAAGTGTTTACGATGGACCTTGCCAGCAAAAAAGAGACTCTCGTGCTCGATGGCGAAAAGGCTTTCAACAAGTCCGGCGTGATTCTGCAGGAGCCGAATATGAGTCCCGATGGTAAGCACGTGGCCATTACGCTCCGCGGTTCCATGCGCGAAACAGGCGTGTGGGATTTGTCGAAGAACGCCTGGACCAAGTCCGGTGACGGTTGCCAGATTGACTGGAATTTTGATGGTAGCAAGCTTTATCGCGTGAACCCCACGGGTAACGGCGGTACCGCTGCTCCGAGCGAAATTCTCTGGTTCAGCGCCAAAGACGGCAAGCAGATTGAAAAGGTGGGCTTCTTTGGCATTCCGAAGAACGTGAAGCTGATGGACTTGCCTGGCCGCCGCAGTCACGAATACTTCCCGCGTCTTTCTCCCGATGGCAAGTGGCTCGTGTGGGGGGCAACCGACAAGGGCCACGACCACGACTTGTTCGACTATGAGCTCTATATCTGGAAGATTGGCGAACCGGTGGAATCGGCAACGCGTATTACGTATCATACAGGTAACGACCGCTGGCCGGACATCTGGCTTGGCAAGGTTCCGGTAAAGGAATCTCCGAAACCTGCTGCCGAAGCCGCCGCAGCTGTTGCAAATGTGCCTGCCGCTGTAGCCGGTGGTGTAAGCGATGCCAAGATGGATGAACTTATTCAGGCCATCGATCGCTTGACCGAAGCGGTGAAGGCGTTGAATAACGAGAAATCGTCAGCCCCTGCCGCAACGGCTCCGTAG
- a CDS encoding cellulase family glycosylhydrolase has product MKKTPKIAFLSSLALCTSLAVAQDITPTRVGPVSQYGQLVTGKNSQGKGRIYGSCEGVKDGAEVQVRGMSLYWSLLPKATEFWTSEGISTMVRDMNIQVVRAAMATTTDDWWGCKDGSESCGDDKSKHITGYASDPEFQTSLMNTVVQAAIENDIYVIIDWHSHQAHSEVDNATKFFTEMAQKWGKYDNVIFELYNEPISTSWSEIKTYAEKIVPVIRQHSDNLILVGNRQYDQNPQEAIGNTVSGENIAYTFHYYANSHCWSGQTSWGSACEGANAQQAIDAGLSVFVSEWGTGNADGGGEPDQSKNTGWQNWIDGNKLSWANWSASKISEGTAAFQGSSSKTSLQYTTSGNMVKGYLASNPTSYTKCANGGESGGETPIFAKTDLNYNVTFAGKTLHIAGAPATVEIYNLQGNRLMVLENVSGSLSLASLPAGKYFARIIKDSSKMTRVFQIK; this is encoded by the coding sequence ATGAAAAAAACACCGAAAATTGCATTTCTGTCGTCTTTGGCACTGTGCACCTCGCTTGCAGTAGCCCAAGACATCACCCCCACCCGCGTGGGCCCTGTCAGCCAGTACGGTCAGCTCGTAACCGGCAAGAACTCGCAAGGCAAAGGCCGCATTTACGGCAGCTGCGAAGGCGTCAAGGACGGTGCCGAAGTCCAGGTACGCGGCATGAGCCTTTACTGGAGCCTTTTGCCCAAGGCAACGGAATTCTGGACATCCGAAGGCATTTCCACTATGGTCCGCGACATGAATATTCAAGTCGTGCGCGCCGCCATGGCAACCACAACCGATGACTGGTGGGGCTGTAAAGACGGTTCTGAAAGCTGCGGTGACGACAAGTCCAAGCACATCACCGGCTACGCATCCGACCCTGAATTCCAGACAAGCCTCATGAACACGGTCGTACAGGCCGCAATCGAAAACGACATTTACGTCATTATTGACTGGCATTCTCACCAGGCGCACTCTGAAGTTGACAACGCCACCAAGTTCTTTACCGAAATGGCCCAAAAGTGGGGTAAGTACGACAACGTCATCTTTGAACTTTATAACGAGCCCATATCTACATCTTGGAGCGAGATCAAGACTTATGCCGAAAAAATCGTACCCGTCATCCGTCAGCATTCCGACAACTTGATTCTTGTCGGCAACAGGCAGTACGACCAGAATCCGCAAGAAGCGATCGGCAATACAGTTTCTGGCGAAAACATCGCCTACACATTCCATTATTACGCCAATTCTCACTGTTGGAGCGGACAGACCTCCTGGGGATCTGCTTGCGAAGGCGCAAATGCACAGCAGGCAATCGATGCGGGTCTTTCCGTATTCGTTTCCGAATGGGGTACGGGTAACGCCGATGGCGGTGGCGAACCGGACCAGAGCAAGAACACGGGCTGGCAAAACTGGATAGACGGCAATAAACTCTCCTGGGCGAACTGGTCCGCATCCAAAATTAGCGAAGGAACCGCCGCATTCCAGGGTTCTTCGAGCAAGACCTCGCTCCAGTACACCACTTCCGGCAACATGGTCAAGGGCTACCTTGCCTCCAACCCCACCAGCTACACCAAGTGCGCGAACGGCGGTGAAAGCGGAGGAGAAACCCCGATATTTGCCAAGACCGATCTGAACTACAATGTAACCTTTGCGGGCAAGACACTCCACATTGCTGGAGCCCCAGCAACCGTTGAAATTTACAATCTCCAGGGAAATCGCCTGATGGTTCTTGAAAACGTGAGCGGTTCACTCTCGCTCGCAAGCCTCCCGGCAGGCAAGTACTTCGCTCGCATCATTAAGGATTCGTCCAAAATGACGCGCGTATTCCAGATCAAGTAA